In the Scyliorhinus canicula chromosome 23, sScyCan1.1, whole genome shotgun sequence genome, one interval contains:
- the mief1 gene encoding mitochondrial dynamics protein MID51: protein MAGIGDGKNKKGDNGIGNAIDFVLSNARLVLGVGGAAMLGIATLAVKRMYDRAISAPSSPSKMDLRSGKQSWEEPSWIGSSPRLLTRDMKMNVSRSLQALPTGSMSFEAGTSKGSAKKSQMDLKKARLRLSLQDKLYVYYRKHVVIPGAEISRAKQAAMDICTELRNFIHTKLPDMPLRDMYLSGSLYDDLQVVTADHVQLMVPLILEKNLWAAIPGEETIMNAPGFWLVRRENVEYFPRGSSYWDRCIVGGYLSPKVVNETFDKALSGTINWPAIGSVLDLIIRPVVPSETLTLEVQYDTSKTLFIEFLPLIVMEETMLIAKPHRDGRYENMWRQSFRTAETVKLRALDERDGGCRCCCLKILKAICKSIPVLNKLTASQLTNVILHSCEKESDWSPDLLADKFLLILKELISYLEQGLLTCSLDTKVNLFLELSDEEIDELGYMLYCSLSEPETLLNT, encoded by the exons ATGGCTGGCATAGGAGATGGGAAAAACAAGAAAGGAGACAATGGGATTGGGAATGCCATTGACTTTGTCCTCTCGAATGCCAGGCTGGTGCTTGGTGTTGGTGGAGCAGCTATGCTGGGCATTGCAACATTGGCCGTTAAGAGG ATGTATGACCGTGCGATCAGTGCCCCAAGTAGCCCCAGCAAGATGGATTTGAGATCCGGGAAGCAAAGCTGGGAGGAGCCCAGCTGGATTGGGTCGTCGCCACGTTTACTGACCAGGGATATGAAAATGAATGTTAGCAGATCACTACAAGCGTTGCCAACCGGTAGCATGAGCTTTGAAGCAG GTACTTCCAAAGGTTCTGCCAAGAAAAGTCAGATGGATTTGAAGAAAGCTCGACTCCGCTTGTCCTTGCAGGATAAACTCTATGTGTATTACCGTAAGCATGTTGTCATCCCAGGTGCAGAAATAAGCCGGGCCAAGCAGGCGGCAATGGACATTTGCACAGAACTGCGGAATTTCATCCACACCAAGCTTCCTGATATGCCCCTCCGGGACATGTATCTCAGCGGCAGTCTGTATGACGATCTACAG GTGGTCACTGCAGATCATGTTCAACTGATGGTTCCATTGATCCTAGAAAAGAACCTCTGGGCTGCAATCCCAGGGGAGGAGACCATTATGAATGCCCCTGGGTTCTGGCTGGTCCGCAGGGAAAACGTGGAATATTTCCCCCGAGGCAGCAGTTACTGGGACCGCTGCATCGTGGGCGGCTACCTCTCACCTAAAGTCGTGAACGAGACGTTTGACAAGGCCTTGTCAGGGACCATCAACTGGCCAGCTATAGGCAGTGTCTTGGACCTTATCATTCGACCGGTGGTCCCTTCTGAAACCCTGACGTTAGAGGTTCAGTACGACACGAGTAAAACATTATTTATTGAGTTCTTGCCATTGATTGTGATGGAGGAGACCATGTTAATTGCCAAACCGCATCGGGATGGACGCTACGAAAACATGTGGCGGCAAAGCTTCCGAACTGCAGAGACCGTCAAGCTCCGAGCCCTGGACGAGAGGGACGGAGGCTGTCGCTGTTGCTGCCTAAAGATACTGAAAGCCATCTGTAAGTCCATCCCTGTTCTCAACAAGCTAACTGCCAGTCAGCTGACCAATGTGATCCTCCACAGTTGCGAAAAGGAATCGGACTGGTCACCAGATTTGCTGGCCGATAAATTCCTGCTGATTCTGAAAGAGCTGATAAGCTACTTGGAGCAAGGTCTGTTGACGTGCAGCTTAGATACCAAAGTCAACCTGTTTTTGGAACTCAGCGATGAAGAAATTGATGAATTGGGATACATGCTGTACTGTTCCTTGTCCGAACCTGAGACTTTGTTAAATACATGA